Proteins from one Impatiens glandulifera chromosome 2, dImpGla2.1, whole genome shotgun sequence genomic window:
- the LOC124924558 gene encoding uncharacterized protein LOC124924558, which translates to QDPKNQREFNHCTNRQKSYADNRRRSLEFNVGDHVFLKASPMRGVMRFGKRGKLSPRFVGPFEVLKKVGSMAYEIALPPHLSEVHNVFHVSMLRKYVHSNDHIIESIPLEFGKNLTYEEIPLRIIDRKEQILRRRTIKYVKVQWSNHSERESTWELEDDMKSKYPSLFES; encoded by the coding sequence CAAGATCCGAAAAATCAGAGAGAATTTAATCATTGCACAAACAGACAGAAGAGTTATGCAGACAATCGAAGAAGATCTTTAGAGTTTAATGTGGGGGATCATGTATTCCTAAAGGCATCTCCGATGAGAGGTGTTATGCGATTTGGAAAGCGTGGAAAACTGAGTCCCAGGTTCGTGGGACCGTTTGAAGTGTTAAAGAAAGTTGGCAGCATGGCTTATGAAATTGCATTACCTCCACATTTATCGGAAGTGCATAATGTCTTTCATGTGTCCATGTTAAGAAAATATGTTCATTCCAACGATCATATAATAGAATCCATTCCACTAGAATTTGGGAAGAACTTAACATATGAAGAGATCCCACTTCGAATTATTGATAGAAAAGAACAGATTTTACGTCGACGAACTATTAAGTATGTTAAAGTTCAGTGGAGTAATCATTCTGAGAGGGAATCAACGTGGGAACTTGAAGATGATATGAAAAGCAAGTATCCTTCACTCTTTGAAAGCTGA